In Entomomonas moraniae, one DNA window encodes the following:
- the ndk gene encoding nucleoside-diphosphate kinase, producing the protein MAVERTLSIIKPDAVAKNAIGEIITRFEKAGLKVVAAKMVQLSAREAGGFYAEHKERPFFKDLVSFMTSGPVVVQVLEGDNAIAKNRELMGATDPKKAEKGTIRADFAVSIDENAVHGSDSVASAAREISYFFAATEVCERIR; encoded by the coding sequence ATGGCTGTTGAACGCACACTTTCTATTATTAAACCTGACGCTGTTGCAAAAAATGCAATTGGTGAAATCATCACTCGTTTTGAGAAGGCTGGTTTAAAAGTAGTTGCAGCAAAAATGGTACAGTTATCAGCACGTGAAGCGGGTGGGTTTTATGCAGAGCATAAAGAGCGTCCCTTTTTCAAAGATTTAGTTTCATTCATGACTTCTGGCCCTGTTGTTGTTCAGGTACTTGAAGGTGATAATGCGATTGCTAAAAACCGTGAGCTAATGGGCGCTACTGATCCTAAAAAAGCAGAAAAAGGTACAATTCGTGCTGATTTTGCTGTTTCTATTGATGAGAATGCTGTGCACGGATCAGACTCTGTTGCTTCTGCTGCACGTGAAATTAGTTATTTTTTTGCAGCGACTGAAGTATGTGAACGAATTCGTTAA
- the rlmN gene encoding 23S rRNA (adenine(2503)-C(2))-methyltransferase RlmN, whose product MSNATDKLNLLGLNQSQLETFFESIGEKRFRAGQLMKWIHHFGIDNFDDITNFGKVLKEKLKEKAEIRGPEIVSQNISQDGTRKWIVKVDSGNLIETVYIPQNNRGTLCVSSQAGCGLDCSFCSTGKQGFHSNLTAAEIIGQVWIANKSFGTIPGKIDRAITNVVLMGMGEPLLNFDNVIVAMQMMMDDLGYGISKRKVTLSTSGVVPMIEELAKHVDVSLAISLHAPNNELRNQLVPINKKYPLEQLLEAGLKYISGLGEKRVLTIEYTLLKGVNDQPEHAEQLIALLKDVPCKINLIPFNPFPHSGYERPSNNAVRRFQDMLYNAGFNVTTRTTRGEDIDAACGQLVGQIKDRTKRSARYIAVRDLSSQEVGSTSSIEIK is encoded by the coding sequence ATGAGTAATGCGACTGATAAGTTAAATTTGCTGGGGCTGAATCAGTCGCAGCTTGAAACGTTTTTTGAGTCTATTGGTGAAAAACGTTTTCGTGCTGGGCAATTGATGAAATGGATTCATCATTTTGGTATTGATAACTTCGATGATATTACTAATTTTGGTAAGGTATTAAAAGAAAAGTTAAAAGAAAAGGCAGAGATACGTGGCCCTGAGATTGTTAGTCAAAATATATCACAAGATGGTACACGTAAGTGGATTGTTAAGGTAGATTCTGGAAATCTAATAGAAACGGTCTATATACCGCAAAATAACCGAGGTACACTTTGTGTTTCATCACAGGCAGGTTGTGGTTTAGATTGTAGTTTTTGCTCAACAGGTAAACAAGGGTTTCATAGTAATTTAACCGCAGCAGAAATTATTGGACAAGTTTGGATTGCTAATAAGTCATTTGGAACAATCCCTGGTAAAATTGACCGTGCAATTACCAATGTGGTTTTGATGGGTATGGGGGAGCCATTACTTAACTTTGATAATGTTATTGTTGCTATGCAAATGATGATGGATGACTTAGGGTATGGTATTTCAAAGCGTAAAGTGACGCTTTCTACCTCTGGTGTTGTTCCAATGATTGAAGAACTCGCTAAGCATGTAGATGTCTCTTTAGCCATATCGCTTCATGCACCAAATAATGAGCTGCGTAATCAGCTCGTACCGATTAATAAAAAATATCCATTAGAACAACTATTAGAAGCAGGATTAAAATATATTTCAGGTTTAGGGGAAAAAAGAGTTTTAACGATAGAGTATACTTTATTAAAAGGTGTTAATGATCAGCCAGAACATGCTGAACAACTGATTGCTTTGTTGAAAGATGTCCCGTGTAAAATTAATTTAATTCCGTTTAATCCATTTCCTCATTCAGGGTATGAGCGCCCAAGTAATAATGCTGTACGACGTTTCCAAGATATGCTTTATAATGCTGGGTTTAATGTGACTACTCGTACCACAAGAGGAGAAGATATTGATGCGGCTTGTGGGCAATTGGTCGGACAAATAAAAGATAGAACAAAACGCAGTGCGCGTTATATTGCAGTGCGTGATTTGAGTTCGCAAGAGGTTGGCTCTACGAGCTCTATAGAAATTAAGTAG